Proteins from one Podospora pseudocomata strain CBS 415.72m chromosome 4, whole genome shotgun sequence genomic window:
- a CDS encoding hypothetical protein (EggNog:ENOG503NXZA; COG:L), translated as MPEIAEVARIVHFLRLHLVGKTIRTASAVDDQIVFGKAGTTGDAVSAALTGRKVISSGSQGKLFWLVLDKAPHVVMHFGMTGWLQIRGVQTSYSSLYRDTDTRVETWPPKYTKFHLTTTCNPAVEVAFTDYRRLARVRLVDCPGADIRSHAPLKENGPDPVQDTDRFTLAYFQSKCRASRAAVKAMLLNQKFISGIGNWVGDEVLFQSRIHPEQRCNHLTDAQTKTLYEVIRYVCQTAVGVLGDYHQFPSDWLFKYRWSKGSENPTLPGGEPLAHVTVGNRTSCYATRLQKITLDGVPVVVEEEKNKEEVVEEEDGGRQEEKKPAPKGRKRKAEWGSTDMPKPKARRGRRAAVKKTEEEEQEEEEEEEGVKPSKPVAKRGRKALMR; from the exons ATGCCTGAGATAGCTGAAG tcGCGCGCATCGTGCACTTTCTGCGTCTACATCTCGTCGGCAAGACCATCAGAACCGCGTCCGCTGTCGACGACCAAATTGTCTTTGGCAAGGCGGGCACGACCGGCGACGCAGTTTCGGCTGCCTTGACCGGGAGGAAGGTCATCTCCTCCGGGTCGCAAGGCAAGCTATTTTGGCTTGTCCTTGATAAGGCTCCGCATGTGGTGATGCATTTTGGCATGACGGGTTGGCTTCAGATTAGGGGCGTCCAAACATCCTACTCGTCCCTTTACCGGGACACGGACACACGCGTCGAAACCTGGCCTCCCAAATACACAAAATTCCACCTCACGACCACCTGCAACCCCGCGGTGGAAGTGGCTTTCACCGACTATCGGCGCCTGGCTAGAGTTCGTCTCGTGGACTGCCCCGGCGCTGACATTCGCAGCCATGCTCCTCTCAAAGAAAACGGCCCCGACCCTGTGCAAGACACGGACAGGTTTACGCTTGCGTACTTCCAGTCCAAGTGTCGCGCCAGTCGCGCCGCGGTCAAAGCTATGCTTCTCAACCAAAAGTTCATCAGCGGGATCGGAAACTGGGTCGGTGACGAGGTGCTGTTTCAGTCCCGGATCCACCCAGAGCAGAGATGCAACCATCTCACCGACGCGCAGACTAAGACTCTGTACGAGGTGATCCGATACGTTTGTCAGACAGCTGTTGGCGTGCTCGGTGACTATCACCAGTTCCCCTCTGATTGGCTTTTCAAGTATCGATGGAGCAAGGGCTCGGAGAACCCTACACTCCCTGGGGGAGAACCGTTGGCTCACGTCACAGTTGGGAACCGGACAAGCTGCTATGCTACTCGCTTGCAGAAGATTACTCTTGACGGTGTTCCTGtggtcgttgaggaggaaaagaacaaggaggaggtggtggaggaggaggatggggggaggcaggaggagaagaagccagcGCCGAAGGGGAGGAAGCGCAAAGCCGAGTGGGGGTCTACGGACATGCCAAAACCCAAGGCTAGACGTGGCCGGCGCGCCGCTGTCAAAAaaaccgaggaggaggagcaggaggaggaggaggaggaggagggtgtcaaACCTTCCAAGCCAGTTGCCAAGCGGGGAAGAAAGGCGCTGATGAGGTGA